ttaagagaaaattaaaggaaccatttttctAAAGTGACCAAACAagctctttgcttttaacaatctGTATCGAACTCTGTTTTAATATTTCTGCTGCGCAAAATAGGTACTGATTCTTACAACAAGAAGAACCTTAGCAAAATCTCATATTTCTTTGTATTGTTTCCATCATCTCTTTAAGAGTTACTAATCCATATTTGCTCACAACATTGTTTATGTTGTATATTCtcaagagaattaaaacacttggtGTTTAACTTAGTTGAGTTAAGCCATTTATACTAGTTATCTAGGATTGAACCATAAGTAGTTAAAATACTTGTATACAAGAGTGGTTGAACTCAAACTAGTCGTGTTGACTAGGTGAACCGGGAGTGACGAGTATACTCGTTGTAAACCTAGAGAGGTAAAACTCGTGTAATCTTCTTGAAGATTAGTGGAACtctttaagagttcttaagggagAATTCGATGTAGCTTAGGttgagtgaactagtataaaatatgTGCTTTATTGCTATACTTCTTCAAACGGTTCAATAAAGTTTCTTTTGAAACACCATTGTCTGAACATACCTTTTGTCTATCAATCATTCCAAAACCTATCAGACACCATTTGCGAAAAGTTTTAGAAACATTATTCACCCCTCTAGTGTTTCCTGTGTTTTCATTGAGCAATATATAGTTATGATGTTGAGATTACTCCAACCCCCTCTTTGCTTGAAAGTCACTAGTCTAGAGACCTTTCTTGCCTCCTTTATCCCCCTTCCTTAGTTAGGTATGCTTGCTTAGCCAAACTACACCATATGCACACCCCTCTATTTCTTAGTTGTTTCATTCATGACTGTTAAACTGCCTTTTACTCACCTAAGGCAGAACAAAGTCCggtccccactaatgtagcatAGGGCAACCAGAATATCAATCCTAGGACTCAACacaattaagttttaaaatgtaGAGTTAagtcttgtatttatttactaattatttacttactaACTACTAAACAGGTAGGGAcatttaaaatgaatgaaactaaaataaaagaattgaaactaATCTAAACTAAAatctatttaaaagaataaagaaattgaaatgtaattaaagaaaagaaaataacagtCTAAACtactcaaaacagaaataaaaccTATTTACTATAACTTCCTACAACTGAAACATAACATACGATACAATCTAAACAAAACTCAAAtgctaaaaaaaataaggaaagacAATCTTTGAAATAGAAATGCAGAACAGAAGCAAAACCTAAGTATAAAAGAATACATTAACAGTCACGAGATATTCCTAAACTAAGCATCAAATCTGAATTAGAATGTAAAACATAAAACCTAAAATGAATCATCAAATCCTACTCTAAAAAGAAGTAATTAAGAACAACATTAGAAagcaactaaaaacaaaatttagaattgagacaaagtaaaaaaaatcagtACCTAAGTTCTAATTGATCAAAAGCAAAATAACACTCAAAAACAGAATTGATTTCATAGGTGAAATGCACATTGGAgtgaataaaagagtgcttaGAGTTCTCAGGAAGACATCCTATGAAGTTGAATCCAAATACAGGGTATTCTAGGTCATATTTCAGAAACTAATTTGACTTTTTCCACTAATTTGTCCAACCAATGTTCATTTTCCTATTCATCAatctaaaattcacaaacaCAATTTAAATGTGCAAATGATTGAGGATAAAGTTTCAATTACACTCAAAAAGACATTTTGACTAAAGTAAGCCTATCATAGGGTCTTatagttcatatttcagaacttaCAGTGGTAATTCCTACTCATTCTCAATCAATGCAAACCTAAATCtgataaaagaaacacaaatttgaatcaatttttatgcattggactcatctctgactcgagaagacatctcgaaaAAGAATGCTCAATACAGAGTCATTTAATTCCAAAAGGAATTATAGAATGCAGAGTGACAAAgtcaaaatcattttcaattaaaaacaaaacaaaaaaatcatgaatAGAATAAGAacaaagttgaaaaaaataagaaattagaaATCAAAATAATGAATCGAAAGCaacactttattaaaataaaaaactaaaactacATGCATACCAGAAACCACAGAGGAAGCTCACTTCTGTCACTCTCGTGAATTCCTCCGCGAAATCAAGTAACAAAATCCCTACTCTACAAAAGCAAGTAAAAACCCTAAACTAAAGAATGAAGAACTGTAGCGTCTGTAAGTGTGTAAAAGTCTCTGTATATACATTGTAGAAACCCCTTTATATAgggtttgaaaagaaaagagaaaagaaaggggAAAAAGGAAGGAAGGAAACTTATTTTCGACGCTTCGGTCTTCACCTCATCGGACAATCCTCCTTTTCTTTTGCATCCTTGCTTCACTCTGATCGTCGATCCTATCCACATGGTAGCTCCGGTCAGCTCCCTTTTCTCGTCGGTCATCTTCTTCGGGCAGGACGAGACGTGCTCTTCTTCTCAACTTGCTTCGCTCTCTCCTTTTTTCTGCCCCAGCTCGAGGGAGTGTTTTCTTTTCTGCCAAATGAGATGCATAATTTGGGCCCCTTCAAAGGCAGTAATGCCTCTTCAAAACGACACCGTTGTACTAAATGCAGCCCAATATAATCAACAGCTCGATTCAAGTGTAGTTGCATCATTCCAAAACGCACCAAAACGGCGTCGCCCTTCTAAAGTGCAGGCCAAATCCCTTCCTGATTCAAACAGCCCAATCAGCAATGACGTTTCAGCCCAATTGCATTTTCAGCGGTGCAGCGTTTTGATCAGTGCAGTTTGAATCAGCCATTTTCAACCTACTTTTACCTCTTCAGCCCAAATTATAAGGGGTTATTCTAcagcaagaaagaaaaaaaatcaagaaaaaaaatccaacaattaaaaagaaagatttttatcaaagattttctaaaaaaaataaaatctcaaaTTATTAACAAGAACTAAAAAATATtcctaaaaacctatttttaactaaaattttacaaaactaaataattaagagaaaaacataaaactagcctaattctaaacaattaaaaactaaaagaagttAAGAAAAACTTCTAAACCTAGACAAATGTGAAAAAACTGATGAGAGTTATCAATGACCTCCATATTCTACTTGCATCTTCATCATTCCATAATTCACTGCGAGTTACATATGGTTGTTCAAGTGCACTTCGTGGAAGTAGGAAGGGAAAAGGGAGTACAAAGGAGGGATAAAAGggtaaaacttaattaaaatctataagaataattttgacATTTCACATATATTTTCCACTTCACCAAATTGGTTAATTTAGAGATTGAGAGTAAAATTGACTTTAATGATATCTTGTTATCTCATATGTTATTAGTTtggatattttttcttataataggTATCACTTCTTATGGTTTGCTTTCTTTAGTAGAGAATAGTCTTGGTTTCTCTTTTCATGGGTTTGGTAtgtctctgttttttttttcttttcaatgatATGATTCATGTAATGAcagataaaattaattgaaatattggATTTCATATAAACTTCTAACATGAGTTAttgttttagagaaaaaaatatatgatattttttatttctaaactaAACTATTCATTGAGATAACTTTTAAATAAGTCATGCTTGATGAAAGATTTGTCAAGAAAAGAATTATACTTCTAAATACGAattttgcttgtttttttttatgttaaagttgtattttatagcacttgtttattttctttatttagaaATCATAAAAGTCTTCTTTATTGTAAATTCTGTTATCAAGTAACAGTGAAACTCACATATAGacacatgaatttgaccaaATAAAAAGGTGTGAGCATTTCTTTCATAACAAATCTAAAATTTTAGAGTCCAAAAGAGAGACGAGAGAGGCAGAGTATATACAAACAATAATTGAACACAATATTCAAAAGGTATTGAGACTCTCCAGGAATGGAACATGCATGGAAGATCTCATGTATATATATGCTTGCTCCCACTTTTTACCTTCGAGACTCCTCATAAAGTTGTGCATAGAACCTTCTTGTTCTGTGAGCGATGACCAAGCTCAAAGAAGCTGCAAACAAGCAAACCAGTGCCAATATTCCACAAGTGAGGGAGAAGCAAATGTTTCCCTCGCAAAGAAGCACCTCACTGTTATTTGCTATGACGTGGTAAGAAATTGCCAAGTTGGAGGCTTCAAAAGTTTGCATCATTCGGTGCTTTGACTGTTGCTCTGCATAGTAGTCATATATTGTGCTTGCCACAAATCCAGACAAGAAGAGAGACCCTGCTGGGCTAGCCATAGTCAGAAAATTGTACAAAGTTCCAAAGTTTTTCACGCCAAATAGTTCTGATGCTGCTGCTAGAGCAATTGACCAGTGAGCACCGTACCCAAAGCCGTTCAATATCCCCACCACGTAAACTTGTCCAACCAATCCCACCACGTAGTAGAAGAGTCCCAAAGACATCATCGCTTGAATCACTGCCAATGCTATAAGTCTCGGATACCCAAAATTTCTGCTTGAAAACCATGCACAAAAGCACACGTGCTGTGATTCATGTGTTCCACTTTTTATAttgtaagaaataaataatagaaagagaATATGGTAGTAAAGATGGTACCTTACTATAACCTCTGAGAAGTAGCCACCACCAACACGACCAAGGAAGTTGGATATGCTGATAACTGAGACATAGACATTTACGTTGTTGTCTCCCAATGATTGACATATCTGGCCCATGTTATTTATGATTGTCAAGCCCGACCCAGCGCCCATGACTAGAGAGAAAAACATCACCCAAAAGTCAGCCTGGGCCATTGCTTGTGACAAGGTGAAATCCTCTCCTCTACGGGGCCCATTTTTTAGCTTGATTTTCCTCAAAGCGTTGGTCAGAGCTTGCCAAAGCCTAGCTTGAATCTGAAACATGTCCCTTGGCCCTTCGGACAGAGGAAGCACCTCTAGGTTCGGGGGAATGCTCTTCTCATTTTCAACGTGTTTGGTTACTCTGGCAGTACTACTACTCTCCCCAATCACATTCTTAGACTTTGTCGCTTGTAGCAGTGGTGGTTCCAAGAGGGCTTCTTGGTCAGCACTCTGGGGTCCAGAGAAGAAAACCAATAGAATGGGAACTGTGATTGGAAGCAATATGAGAATGATGAGAATGAGTGCAAACATTGAGATGATGGTTTGGTCCAAATGAAGCATGTTTTCTAGCAACAAAACTCCCGTCATGTAAGCAGCCAAGAGAAGGCAAATGCTGTAGATGAACATGAAACCTGATTCATCAGAGGCTCTAGATTGTTGATAAGTGTGAACGGGTTTGATGATGAAGATCAGGGCTAATGAAACCATTGCAGGTCCAACTGCAATGATGAAAATGAGAGAGGCTTGATCAGGGAGATTCATCATGGCTATGATTTGAGTCCAGATTGCACCGCTTAGGCCAACGAAGCCCTTCAAAATCCCCACCACGTGGCCTCTGCTCTCGGGGAAACTTTGCACGCTGGAAACCAGTGCAGCTGTGTTGTAATACGTTGATCCATTTTGTCCCACAAAGATTAGAATACATAGCTGCAAATCACCACCTGGTTAATAGATCAACATGAATTGGGTTGAACTTTCTCCAGGTGCCAGAACGCGCACCACAACCCAAGAGTAATCACTCAAGAACCtcaaataatatcattttaataatattacaattatgatatatatattaacaactttttaaaaatatgaatcactattttattttattttattcatacgtATATTTGAAACAGATCACAAtgacataattataaaaaaggaaattgttaaaaatacattttccaGTAATCAAAAGTAAGTATACTCTTTTCTGTAACTCCCAAAagcacttttataaaattaataatttttaagtgtttttaaagttactttgaaaatataaaaaaatatttttaaaaattttaataaaacatttataagactttttttttctctctcttatttttatttttacgtcCTAAtacatattcaattaaaaattaagtaaaaatataaataacaaaaatattactattaaaaGTGTATTTAGTGAGAATTAATAAGCTAATTAACTTTGACTATGATTAATACTTGATAAGTTACACCAAATAGTTTGTCATACGAAATTTCTAATCTGAGTTACAACATAAGCTAGTAAtgctactttttattttataatttttctaaatttcttctattattattttttatatcttaatatatttttttatttttaatttcttttactcaCTATTactcattttaaattttatacacaCAATTAACTAATTTACCATATTCAATATTTAACGAATTACTTTGTAGTTTTTCATTtagttcaaattaaaaaaaaataacattataaatattgaaataacaAAAAGTGCAATTTATGGTACTATATGAAAATTACACAACTAGTGTAATCTATTTGATGCTTGTATTCAACAGTTCTAATATAAAAAGGTTAACTTAGCTGTactaaaacatttataattctAATCACTAATTTACATTAAttgaaaagttttaaattagaaGTTAACTTATTAACAGGAAGTAACTTGAAAATAATAAGGCAATTTAAGGAAACAAAGTAAAGGGTAATGAACATACCAGCCAAAGAGGTAAAGCGGGAAGGCGATGCGTGACGACGAGCCAAACGAGGCCATAACCAAGAACATTCTGGAAGACTCCAATAAGAATGAGAGTGGAAATGGGGTAGAGCTGGCTGAATTTGCCGGCAAGAAGACCAACGTTGTCACCCAAATCCTTGGCCACGCTCAAGAACGCCACCTGCTTCTGATTGAAACCCATGCTGCTCTTTATCACCGGCGATATGCTCCCGAACATGTACGAGGTGCCTGCGAATGACATGTCCCACATCGCGCACACAAACACCACCCATCTGTGCCTCACAAACTCCTTCACTTTCTCATGCACCCTCACCATCTTCTCCACTCTCCACCTTCTATCGCGTTTCCAGACTCATTTTATATAAGTGGTTATGAATTAGCTTCGTGCTTTTGAGTTTACTTTTCGAGGCCCAACCCAAAATATCACACTCTCATTTTCAATCATAAtcaccataaaaaaaaagttaaaaatgactTGTGCTAAAATATCtataattaattcataaaagTTCTGTTCAAATTACTTTCAAGCCATTCTGTGGTGTTTTCATTGAAGTTTTTTCCTACTTACATTGTCCATATGTATATGACTTCTTATAGGTATCTATCTCCAGTTAGTAAGACGTTTTTGTCAAATGTGTGCGCTTTCCACCATGACAGAtatttcttgaagaaaatatcAACAGTTTTAGGTCTCAAATAAAGGGATATATTGTCAACTTCTTCTGCTTTAATAGAATTCCAAATGAAAAGGATTTAAAGGTTGCATTAAAATATCTTGCAACTTGTATCCATGTGTCGCAATAGTGTATATGCAATTTATGAGTAAAATTTTGGCAAATCATCACAATGgtacaattatttttaagtgtatattttaaaataagtataaaaataaataatgtaatttatttttattttagttaaagtcGTATCAATGATACAActtcaatataaattaaaattatattatgatataaattaaaattgtattacttaattatgtttttttaattaaaatcatatcaaTTTAACATACTTTTACTTTAGTGAATCATAGTTATGTTAagtttatacaaatttttttgcAATAAAATTATACCAATCTGGtacaatttatttgttttgtaatattttaaaatttgcacaaattttagtaattttgaaaaaaaaaattagggcTTTTGTTATACGTacgtttaataaaaatttaaacttaatgtacattaaatgtttatggaataatttttttttctaaaaccaTGTAACAGTAACAGTAACGTATGTGCTGTattcaaaatgggttgtaacctccgagccaacccggctcaacaTGGATTTGAGTCcggttgagtttgaaaaaagtataattttttttatgcaggcTAGTTTTTAATCCGACTCACTTAGAACTCGACTCACCGGGTTGAACACGTGGTGAGTCTGGTTGACTCACCAACtcatctaatttaatttaattattttgtatatggtaataaagaagatgtttcaagagagaaaaatgttatagatttatctattcaaaactctaatattataaatggacaagtgatacaaaaattatcaatattaaaaacttatttattcgctttttgtacatgtttttggattatgcttggattgtatgattttttttttgaattgtctttggagtttaacatcattttagtatgacgtttatttagatttgaatgaaaaaattgtaaactttttatttaaaaaaaacttataattaaataagtcaATGAGTCAACTCGTTTAACTCACTAACCCGTGGATGAGTCAACTCGTTTAACTCACCAACCCGCGGTGGGTCGGGccaagtttgaattttttcagaAGTGAGCCGGGTTAGGTTGACTTACTAAGTGatcaacccgtggtgagccggatcGACCCGTATTACTTGAGTATTACTGATATTGATTAGGGCAATGATTGTAAGTAATACTTTTGAAttaccattttaaaaaaatcaaacaaactttgtatatctttcatttattttttaagtttaatttctcttttcttgatacttatcttttaaatatacatCAGATTAAATTAACgttattaattaattcttaaagtatttgaataacaataaaatactTCAAATACATTAAAGTTGGACCAAAGACTAATAAACTAGTAAATAGTTGGATATTTTGGATAATGTACTAGATCAACTATGTTCATGAGGAAGTAATGTATGGATGAGTTTAACCCACTCCTGGTCTTCTAGTCAGCACAAATAGTCTGAGTATTATAAACCACTATTGGTTACAACGAGTATTAGTATCAGTCTTGCTTTTCTAGTCAACCTGATTATTCCGAGTTTAACCTCTCTAGGATGTACCCTTATACAACTATCTAGACCGAGTTTACCTACTCCTGGTTGAATATTCTTACACCACTCCTAGTTGAGTATTATTCGTCACTCCTAACATCTGAATGTTATCAGTAACTCATGATTTCCTAACCTAACTTGACTAGTACAGAAATTTAACTCAAACTTACAAACACTGATACATATTGAATAAACTCTCATAAAGAGAATTACAACAATATAAATCAATTTGTGAACTCATGAGATTTATACTCTTAAGTTGAAGAGCTATTAAATGATTTAAGCTCATAAATTGctttttctctccttttctcCTCACTTATGTTACTAAAAGATATATTATGACCTACATAGTTATAAAGATagttatagaaaaatatattttttactaatcttaatatttttcttagaattttgaaatactttgGGGAAAACTTTTACATGGGATACtgtatataatatgtttatatatatatatatatatatatatatatatatatatatatatatatatatatatatatatatatatatatatatatatatatatttgtatgacTATGTTTTGATAACTTAATAGAGAAACCTTATTGCTTTAGAAATGGTTGTTATAAacgtaaaaataaataaataatgccttttgtgtatttttgaattatattctattattatataattcaaagtattaataatgtatttttttcctttgtttaacGTCAAAAGATTAGAATGACATATGCAATGACTTAAACAAACACGGTTCAATTAGAGacgaattttataaaattgaattaattataaacTCACTTACTAACATATaactacataaaaaataatattgtaactAGATTCTATATCAACTATTAATATGACCATGTTTTcaacttttgtatttttcttcatCACTCACGTGGAAAGCGTGCAAAATTATTGCCCCATGttttgaattaggtttaaaccTTTTAGTTGTCCTTATTTATGTGGGTTTTTCTCAGTTTGATCCCCTTCTTATTAGAatccccaattgagtccttataagtgctaatttgaatcaattgagcccctgccgttaaatttagttaacgaGGCTAAGTTTTTGCACAAGTGGAAGATTGATgtgtcaaatttttaaaaagtggCATACTGAGAGTTGAATACGTGGAATTTagcaactttttaaattttaataatatgaatttctgaaatgggatttagggttcatagaagaggaagaagaagctacATGTGGCAAAGAAGATGAAAGTAAATCTGTCACTAAATGGACAGAGAATGACCAAAAGAACCTCATGGATCTGGGAAATTTAGAGCTGAAAAGGAACACGCGGTTGGAGAATCTTATTGCcagaagaagaaaggagattGATATATGAGAAGAATCTAATAGACTTAGACTTTGTTGATATTCCCAGTAAAAACCCAACCCAGAAAAACCCAAACAGCATCTAGAACACCACTGTGAATCTCCTTGCGCGATCTCCTTCTTTCACTTGTAATTCCCAAAATCCAGaaaacgcaaaaaaaaaaaacaaactgcCACTCTCCCTGAAATCGCGAGTCTTCTCCTCCATCACTGCCGCACAACCCAGAATCGCATCAGCCTACATCGCGCCACCTTCACTTGCAGATCCAGAAAAGCCAGAAGCGCTGTAACCACCAAGAACTTCTTCTCCATAGATCGTGACGAAAACCCTGCAACAAGAAACAACTTCTCAGAATCGCGCTACCGCTTCCATGTTCTTCCTCCTCCAGAGATTTCGAAACCTACAAGGAAAGCAAATAACCAGAAATAGATTCCTTAGTGCGACCCAGTAGCAATGTCGCGCCATCATCAGCGGTGAGCAATCCTTCATTAGTTAGCCAAACCCACGTCGTGGTAGTGCACCATCTCCCCTTCGCGACGTAGAAGCAGGAACAATTTTCCCCAATTTGCTAAAATGCAATTGGGGTGGATTTGATCAACAACCACTTCTCAGATCTACAACCACTTAATCTCCATCCCTTCATCTGATCTACAAACACTTCTCATTTTTAATCCCATTCAATTTGAttgaaccctaaatcccatttcagaaatcctaatattatattattacattttaccaAAATTCCCGCAGGCCTAAACCATGCCACGTTTCAACTCTCACCATGCCACGTTTCAACTCTCACCATGCCACGTCTTAAAAATTTGACACATCAATTTTCCACAtgtgcaaaaacttaaccccgttaactaaatttaacgacatgggctcaattgattcaaattagcacttataaggactcaattgaggaTTCTAATAAGAAGGGGAGGGAAAAATCCACATAAATAGAaacaactaaagggtttaaacctatatacaaaattttaaaaacacttaGTTTgcttttaagttaaaaattttataacttttaacaatttaatagactaaattttaaattttattttttaaattattaaaatttgaaaattttgtatcaaaatatagccatttaaatttattgaattttgtttttctaacaAGAGTAATCATTAAAACTTCAACGAAAAAAAATGGATTGACATATTCTAAAGAATAGTCCCATAgatattagttaaaaaaactCTAATAAATATTAGTCTAGACCTAACTCTCACCTACACTAGAGGATAAATAATTTCAACCATAACAACAGCAAAAAAATTCACATCAATTAGGActagtttttcttttacttacATCAAGTAGAAAATAGTCTTTTTAGTGTCAACACAGAATCCTAGTTAACAGTAATTGAAAAATAGTCTTATTAATATtgattaagaaaatttaatatttattgaaaaacaaCTTGAATCTATATTATGATTGAAAACAACTTTATTTGACATCAACCTACAAGTATTATTGATGTTAATAAAAATGtcctaattaatattaattaggaaataattaatcaaataaacctttattaaaaatgtcctaattaacactaaaaaaatGACAGTAAtgataataatcaaataaacctttattaacattaatagaaaaaacaatGTTAAATCGTTCATATCTTAACCTAGGCCATAAAAAATGGTTTGATTGAAATCAAGCCGTCCcaattgaaacataaaattcgaattcttagttttttaaataaaaatttgaaattcgaATTCTAACAAGAACAGTTGTAGAAACTATTAACAGATAGAATGAATCCGAGACTGTTGAACATAGTAGGCAAAATATAACATGAAGGCACTCTCTGCTTGGCACTAATCAAAGAACTAAAGgaaataaaacatgaaaacaaAACTATTCCATGGAATCAAAACTTGGAGCATACCATCCCAATTGATCATTAATTTGTTTCAGTCTTGCTTCTTGACCCTTTGAATCTCCCAATGCAGTAGTGAAAGGGTACACATAAGTTACTTTCATTGCCACACATCTGTAAGCAACCACATCACCTTTCACCAGAAACTCAACAACATCTCTACCAAATCCTCCATCAACTTCAGCCTCTAGATATTGACCATCTGGGGTATCTTCCACAGGCTGGAACTTCACATTTTTCTGGGTCTTTAGGATTGCTTCACGTAGTTTCtgaaaaatgaatgaataaaaataagttagacAAAAAGGAAATGTACTAAAGGAATGGCTATATGTGCCTTACTCAGATGCAAACAACCATAGCAAGAAAAGTCATAAACAGCCAAAATGAAGATGGTGGATATGTAGGACACTTGTGAGGACCTGAATAGCATCATCCAAGGAATTTGCAGGAATCAGCCAAGGAAACGAAAAAGATGATGACTTTGGATTTGTTGATATGCAACCAGGATTGATTGATGGACAAGGTCTAATTTTTCTGCAAGACAGAAAACATTGGTGATAATAAACCATGGTATTATTTATGAAGCATGAAATCAATCCATTGCTATAAGAAACAACAATTATATGCAATGTATGATATGCATTACAAAGTGAGTATATGCAGACATGGAAAGCGTAATTCTGAGACTGAGAAACCGTGGTATTGTAGATTGAGGCAAAAGGGGGAAAGCATGAAGAATATTTACATACCCATTTTCTAGTCCAAGTTCCAAGTTCTTGGATTGAGAGAAAGGAGTGGTGAGGGAGAGTGGAGGGGATTGAGAAGTGAGAGATGGGATTGCATGAGAAGGAAAAGGAGAGGCTAAGGTTGCTGCAAGGGCCAAAGAGATGAGATTAGGTAGGACCCTATCTCCAAGTGCAAGGTTTGGAGTTTGAGTCTGAGTTTTCAGTTTAGGAACagcaagaagaggaagaacacTCATCAGAATCATGATTTATGGAGTCCCTTTTGCTCCATCACTCTTTCTGGTTTTACTTTTCAAACAATTCACCATAATTTGTTTTAGCCTTTGAAAGTTCATCCTTTAGCTCAGTCGTTTGTTCAGCTCTAGGGAAGGGTAGTTCCGGAAAGAGccaactat
This Vigna angularis cultivar LongXiaoDou No.4 chromosome 4, ASM1680809v1, whole genome shotgun sequence DNA region includes the following protein-coding sequences:
- the LOC108331181 gene encoding thylakoid lumenal 17.9 kDa protein, chloroplastic, translating into MILMSVLPLLAVPKLKTQTQTPNLALGDRVLPNLISLALAATLASPFPSHAIPSLTSQSPPLSLTTPFSQSKNLELGLENGKIRPCPSINPGCISTNPKSSSFSFPWLIPANSLDDAIQKLREAILKTQKNVKFQPVEDTPDGQYLEAEVDGGFGRDVVEFLVKGDVVAYRCVAMKVTYVYPFTTALGDSKGQEARLKQINDQLGWYAPSFDSME
- the LOC108331188 gene encoding protein NUCLEAR FUSION DEFECTIVE 4, whose product is MVRVHEKVKEFVRHRWVVFVCAMWDMSFAGTSYMFGSISPVIKSSMGFNQKQVAFLSVAKDLGDNVGLLAGKFSQLYPISTLILIGVFQNVLGYGLVWLVVTHRLPALPLWLLCILIFVGQNGSTYYNTAALVSSVQSFPESRGHVVGILKGFVGLSGAIWTQIIAMMNLPDQASLIFIIAVGPAMVSLALIFIIKPVHTYQQSRASDESGFMFIYSICLLLAAYMTGVLLLENMLHLDQTIISMFALILIILILLPITVPILLVFFSGPQSADQEALLEPPLLQATKSKNVIGESSSTARVTKHVENEKSIPPNLEVLPLSEGPRDMFQIQARLWQALTNALRKIKLKNGPRRGEDFTLSQAMAQADFWVMFFSLVMGAGSGLTIINNMGQICQSLGDNNVNVYVSVISISNFLGRVGGGYFSEVIVRNFGYPRLIALAVIQAMMSLGLFYYVVGLVGQVYVVGILNGFGYGAHWSIALAAASELFGVKNFGTLYNFLTMASPAGSLFLSGFVASTIYDYYAEQQSKHRMMQTFEASNLAISYHVIANNSEVLLCEGNICFSLTCGILALVCLFAASLSLVIAHRTRRFYAQLYEESRR